The following DNA comes from Arcobacter cloacae.
ATTGTATCTTTTTTCTTTTCTTGAACTAGCTCATCTTTTTTGAATATTGTTAAAAGAAGATAAATTGAAAATACTATATTAAAAATAACAATAAGCCATTTTGATATAAGAGCAATTTGCAAATATTGAAGATTATTAGTTAATTTTAGATATTGAACAACATCTCCATAAATTACTCCAGCAAAAAGTGCAATTACCAATAATAATACAATAGAAATAACTCTTTTTCTAAATTTAAATAAATAGTACCAAAAAACTGCAGATTTTACTTGTTTGAACATTTTTATCTCCTAAACGAAAAAGTTTAAACCAAGTGCAGCTAATGCAACAACTAAAGACTTAGTCTTTAAATCATCAACAATCTTTCTCTCTTCATCAGCAATAATAATTTCAAGTTCTTCGTCACTATAATCATCAAAAGTTTTATGATTTTCTACCAATCTTGCTTTTGTAGCAAGAACAGCTTTTTCCCTTACTTTTGCATTTATAGCATCTTTTATTTGTTGACTTTTTATTTTTGGATAATCAAAAGCTTTAGTAGCATTTTCACTAGCTATATTTAATATTTTGTTTGAGTTTTCTTTGAATTTATCTTTTATTCCCATGTTATTTTCCAATTAAATTTTACTTATTGTAACATTTAATAATTAACAAATTTTTAAAAGATTAGTTGTATAAAAGGAGAAATAATGGCTTTAAAGCCATTATTTTATAGAAAACAACCTAGATTACATATTCCCAACGAGGATAAGCTGCTGCAATTGCTTTCATTTCATCAAATTTAAATACCTTAATGATTTTAAATCTTCCACTTGTTAAAAATGCTTTTATTCTCATTTTGAATCCTAGTATTTTCGTGAGTACATTTTACTTAATTTCAAATTATATCATCCTTAATAATATATGTATTTATATATTTTTTTATAATTTATGATATACTAATGCATATTTATTTTTAGGAGCAAAATGGATAAGGAAAATTTCAAATTATTATTAAAAAAAGCTAATTTCAATAAACGCACTTTTTCTGAATATTTGGGATTAAAATATCAAAGTGTAAATTCTTGGGGAAATAATGGAAGAAATATTCCCTATTGGGTTGAATCATGGTTGAATTTATATATTGATAACAATAAATGTAAACAGATGAAAGAGATGTTAAAAGATAGTGGTGTTTGTAAATAAAGCCTATAACAAAGCCTTAATTAGCTATACTACGCAAAAATTATAAATTTACTAAAGGATGATTATTGGAACCACAAATAGAAAAAATCATAGTACTTTTGATTGTACTAACAGCTTCGATTTTAACTTGGAAAATGGTAAAAGATTTTTATATGACTAAATTTCATAAACTTTTTGCCCATTTAATTGCAGTTATAACTTCATCATTTATGCTTTTATCTTCGATGATTTTATTTGTTCCTAAAAATTATCAAAGAGGCGTTGGTCCCGAAGTAGAGATTAATTTTGTAGGAATTTTAACTATAGTTGTTATGTTAGTGGTTTTATATATTTTCTTTAAATACATACCAGATAACAAAAATAAATCTTAAAGTATAGGAATTTAATTATGCAAGCATTTTTAGAAGAGGCTAAAAAATCTAGCCGAACTATTGCGAATCTAAGTACTGCTATAAAAAATAAAGTTTTAAATGAAATGGCAGATGCTTTATTAAATCATTGTGATTTTATAATATCTCATAATGAAAAAGATATGAGTAATGCTAAATTAAACAATTTAGATGAAGCTCTTCTTGACAGATTACTTCTTACAGGTGATCGAGTAAAAGCAATGAGTGATGCAATAAAGCAAATTGCATCTCAAACAGAACCTGTTGGAAGAATTTTAGATGGTTGGGTTACAAAAGATGGTTTAAATATTCAAAAAGTATCTATTCCAATTGGTGTAATTGGAATTATTTATGAAAGTCGTCCAAATGTTACAAGTGATACAGCTGCACTTTGCTTTAAAAGTGGGAATGTATGTGTTTTAAAAGGTGGAAAAGAAGCTGAACACTCAAACAAAGCAATAGCTGTTGTTTTAAGAGAAGTGTTAGCAAAAAACAAACTTCCAGAACAAGCTATTTCATTGTTACCTGATTCTACAAGAGAAGGTGTAGCAAAACTTATAAAACAAGATAAATATGTAGATTTAATAGTACCACGTGGTGGAGAAGCACTTATTAAGTTTGTAAGTGAAAATTCTTCAATTCCTGTTATTAAGCACGATAAAGGACTTTGTCATATTTATGTTGATAAGGACGCAGCTCCATCAAAAATAATTGATATTGTAATAAATGCAAAATGTCAAAGACCTGGTGTTTGTAACTCTATGGAAACATTACTGATTCATGAACAAATAG
Coding sequences within:
- a CDS encoding glutamate-5-semialdehyde dehydrogenase, producing MQAFLEEAKKSSRTIANLSTAIKNKVLNEMADALLNHCDFIISHNEKDMSNAKLNNLDEALLDRLLLTGDRVKAMSDAIKQIASQTEPVGRILDGWVTKDGLNIQKVSIPIGVIGIIYESRPNVTSDTAALCFKSGNVCVLKGGKEAEHSNKAIAVVLREVLAKNKLPEQAISLLPDSTREGVAKLIKQDKYVDLIVPRGGEALIKFVSENSSIPVIKHDKGLCHIYVDKDAAPSKIIDIVINAKCQRPGVCNSMETLLIHEQIAPYILHGLEDAFFEQGTIIKACPETLKLIKAIPATTEDYDTEYLANILNIKIVKNCDEAISHIQKHGSGHSESILSENYTTVNKFLNEVDAACVYANASTRFTDGGAFGLGAEVGISTNKLHSRGPMGINDLTTFKYKIYGSGQIRN
- a CDS encoding XRE family transcriptional regulator, whose amino-acid sequence is MDKENFKLLLKKANFNKRTFSEYLGLKYQSVNSWGNNGRNIPYWVESWLNLYIDNNKCKQMKEMLKDSGVCK